A stretch of Fusarium poae strain DAOMC 252244 chromosome 2, whole genome shotgun sequence DNA encodes these proteins:
- a CDS encoding hypothetical protein (MEROPS:MER0093593) gives MITSIYTAVAGLGEAISKIIRPQSHQTSEDRSHLSGDRVSSSYDDASTTHDSELRWLDRDGLIVLMENYRDFSKSLSKVWDFIERETREESNKYLAPLSASMVDSNDRDVTEHFASQLKRVFQFLDRVYEIRTIVRIRDSNELVPSVLDYGISPDFAAGLESIKRFMSDPSLPLVCNNILHKHREFECEVSQAFVDQVALDIKAILRNLPAPSYVASQKYRQKLQNDFHSQQHTDYNMRLSIPGSFPEFDEHGELVEQYNTQHYINSSVRPTHLTTEQLRSVRSILRTRRRHPSTFTPKRLGVSRRPKAVRFTDDTVSPRPRTHMGLEVPRRTNHNDSQEQRPSWVHKLFNNPTPTIESSHKDSIFAPSNFANSFRRRVEERDHYDPSVRIKELLDTPSLQLPISDDSRAGIELQIEEAKRKAAEKARLVAEAAKREAEEKARRELEERLARSGGLRMPNQELVTPVSSQWHQKAISTLRAPPAESLAKSAEGVDLRRHDFAKVVSATEWLNDEIVNASLLWLDRAINSAAGIKDVKKSTRKCFTLGSFFFKRLQDQGVRSTQRTLRRYGVEKTNFLDIDTILLPICERSHWTLIVIRPSKRTLAHMDSIHAGGNSAYVNRAMAWVKDVLEEKFVEDEWKITLHEAPLQNNGHDCGVHTITNAMCISLGLSPIDSYTATDMPTQRIRIACMLLNGGFTGDFDLRVY, from the exons ATGATAACCAGCATTTACACTGCCGTCGCCGGCCTCGGTGAGGCAATCAGCAAAATCA TACGCCCTCAATCCCATCAAACCTCTGAGGACCGCTCACACTTGAGCGGAGATCGGGTTAGCTCCAGCTACGATGATGCTAGCACTACTCATGATAGTGAGCTGCGATGGCTGGACCGAGATGGACTCATCGTCTTAATGGAAAACTACAGGGACTTTTCAAAATCTCTGTCAAAAGTCTGGGATTTTATTGAGCGCGAAACCAGAGAAGAGTCGAACAAATACCTGGCCCCCCTAAGCGCCAGCATGGTCGACAGCAATGATCGCGACGTGACGGAGCATTTCGCATCGCAACTTAAACGAGTATTCCAGTTCCTGGACAGAGTGTACGAGATTCGAACAATTGTCAGAATTCGTGACAGTAATGAATTAGTCCCTTCTGTTCTTGATTATGGTATTTCTCCGGATTTTGCTGCTGGCTTGGAATCGATCAAACGCTTCATGTCGGATCCCTCATTACCCCTCGTTTGTAACAATATCTTGCATAAGCATCGAGAATTTGAATGCGAAGTCTCGCAGGCGTTTGTGGATCAGGTTGCGCTTGATATTAAGGCAATACTTCGCAATCTTCCAGCGCCCAGCTATGTTGCATCTCAAAAGTATCGCCAAAAGTTACAGAATGATTTCCACTCCCAACAACATACTGATTACAACATGCGTCTTTCGATTCCAGGGTCATTCCCTGAGTTCGATGAGCATGGAGAACTTGTCGAACAATACAATACGCAACATTATATAAACAGCTCTGTCCGCCCAACGCATCTCACCACGGAACAGCTGAGATCTGTCAGATCTATTCTCAGAACTCGCCGCAGGCATCCCTCTACATTCACCCCTAAGCGCCTTGGTGTGTCGCGCCGACCGAAAGCTGTGCGCTTCACCGATGATACCGTCAGCCCAAGACCGCGAACTCACATGGGTCTGGAAGTACCCAGAAGAACCAACCATAACGACTCCCAAGAGCAGCGGCCCAGCTGGGTGCATAAATTGTTCAATAACCCGACTCCCACAATTGAAAGCTCACACAAGGATAGCATTTTCGCTCCATCCAATTTCGCCAATAGCTTCCGTCGTCGCGTGGAGGAAAGGGATCACTATGACCCTAGTGTTCGCATAAAAGAACTATTAGATACTCCTTCGCTACAGCTCCCAATAAGTGATGATTCGAGGGCTGGAATAGAGTTGCAAATTGAGGAGGCCAAACGAAAGGCTGCCGAAAAGGCCCGTCTGGTTGCTGAGGCCGCAAAGCGGGAGGCTGAGGAGAAAGCTCGACGCGAGCTTGAGGAACGCCTCGCTCGGTCTGGTGGACTTCGTATGCCCAACCAGGAACTCGTTACGCCTGTTTCGTCACAATGGCACCAAAAAGCCATATCGACGCTCCGCGCGCCACCCGCCGAGTCCCTTGCCAAGTCTGCTGAGGGTGTTGATTTACGAAGGCATGACTTTGCCAAGGTAGTGTCCGCAACAGAGTGGCTCAACGATGAGATCGTCAATGCATCACTTCTGTGGCTTGATCGGGCTATCAACTCAGCCGCTGGCATAAAGGACGTCAAGAAAAGCACTCGCAAATGCTTTACCCTcggctccttcttcttcaaacgACTGCAGGACCAAGGTGTCCGCTCGACCCAACGAACTCTCCGCCGTTATGGTGTTGAGAAAACGAATTTTCTCGACATTGATACCATCCTCTTGCCGATATGCGAGCGTTCCCATTGGACCCTGATTGTCATCCGGCCTTCCAAACGGACACTGGCGCATATGGACTCAATCCACGCCGGTGGTAACTCAGCCTACGTCAACCGTGCCATGGCATGGGTCAAGGATGTTCTGGAGGAGAAGTTCGTCGAGGACGAATGGAAAATCACTCTTCACGAGGCTCCTCTGCAGAACAACGGACACGACTGTGGTGTTCATACCATCACAAACGCCATGTGCATTTCGCTAGGCCTCAGTCCCATTGACTCATACACAGCAACTGACATGCCGACACAGCGTATCCGCATTGCCTGTATGCTTCTTAACGGCGGCTTCACGGGGGATTTTGACCTACGAGTATATTAA
- a CDS encoding hypothetical protein (TransMembrane:1 (i12-35o)), producing the protein MSQSQSDRSPYYDIVIVGAGPVGLMLSTCLARWGYKIKHIDNRAEPTPTGRADGIQPRSLDLLRNMGLKSAIMAHKPARVYEVAFWDPASSGDGIARTGTWASCPDFIDARYPFTTLLHQGLIERVFISDLEKNGAQVQRPWTIKSFKSDEKSNPDYPVTVELEHVDGTAQETLHAKYLFGGEGARSFIRNELGIAVRHKDPIAHVWGVMDGVVKTDFPDIKMKCTIHSEHGSIMVIPREDNMVRLYIQIASSTDADWNPRRTATEEQVQESAKKILQPYSIEWERVEWYSVYPIGQGISERYTLDQRVFLGGDACHTHSPKAGQGMNTAFLDAQNLAWKIHAVESGFAKREILQTYETERKHVAESLLDFDNRYAKLFSQRPPAAAEVQAASAGQSKNGDAQENEFINTFKESCEFTSGYGVYYKPNVFNWSPEHSAQSPLIHPQGTKLRTGRIFINSNVTRVVDANVVHLEQEVPLNGAFRLFVFAGVPSKTRQALKDLASHLGSQRSFYAAYQRADLDKVSYHEKHLPHSRFFTMSTIFAAKRPDIEISRDVPGVLARYRDHVYADDRSDARFAQAKAVAHAKMGLDEELGGVVVVRPDGYVGIVVSLVEGSGTVDALNEYFSTFCTKKLGTTMAQL; encoded by the exons ATGTCTCAATCACAATCTGACCGCTCACCTTACTATGATATAG TTATTGTTGGTGCGGGACCAGTTGGTCTTATGCTGTCAACATGTCTCGCTCGTTGGGGTTACAAGATCAAGCATATTGATAACAGAGCAGAGCCAACTCCGACTGGTCGAGCTGATGGCATTCAGCCGCGCTCTCTGGACCTCCTTCGCAACATGGGCCTGAAGTCTGCCATCATGGCACATAAGCCAGCTCGTGTTTACGAGGTCGCCTTTTGGGATCCAGCTTCGTCAGGCGATGGAATCGCACGAACTGGTACATGGGCTAGCTGTCCAGACTTTATTGATGCTCGTTATCCCTTCACAACCTTGTTGCACCAGGGTCTGATTGAACGTGTTTTTATCTCGGATTTGGAAAAGAATGGAGCGCAGGTCCAGCGGCCATGGACCATCAAGAGTTTCAAATCCGATGAGAAATCTAACCCCGACTATCCTGTTACCGTCGAGCTGGAGCACGTTGACGGCACAGCCCAAGAGACCCTGCACGCCAAATATCTGTTTGGTGGCGAGGGCGCAAGGTCATTCATCCGCAATGAGCTTGGTATCGCCGTCCGTCACAAGGATCCCATTGCACATGTCTGGGGTGTTATGGATGGTGTAGTGAAAACAGACTTTCCTGATATCAAG ATGAAATGTACCATCCATAGTGAGCATGGTTCCATCATGGTCATCCCACGAGAGGACAACATGGTTCGCCTCTACATTCAGATCGCATCCTCGACAGATGCAGACTGGAACCCCAGGCGAACAGCTACCGAGGAGCAAGTACAGGAGTCCGCCAAGAAGATTTTGCAGCCGTATTCTATTGAGTGGGAGCGCGTCGAGTGGTACTCAGTCTATCCTATCGGACAAGGTATTTCTGAGAGATATACTTTGGATCAGCGAGTCTTCCTCGGCGGCGATGCCTGCCATACTCACAGC CCCAAAGCTGGACAAGGAATGAACACAGCGTTTCTTGACGCCCAGAACCTTGCCTGGAAGATACACGCTGTCGAGTCTGGATTTGCCAAGAGGGAGATCCTACAGACATACGAGACAGAGCGCAAGCATGTCGCCGAATCCCTTCTCGATTTCGACAATCGATACGCCAAACTTTTCTCTCAAAGACCGCCCGCGGCAGCTGAGGTACAGGCAGCGTCGGCAGGCCAGAGCAAGAACGGTGATGCTCAAGAAAATGAGTTTATCAACACTTTCAAGGAGTCGTGCGAGTTTACCAGTGGATATGGAGTTTACTACAAGCCGAACGTTTTCAACTGGTCGCCCGAACATAGCGCACAGTCGCCTTTAATTCATCCTCAAGGAACGAAATTACGAACAGGCCGCATTTTCATCAACTCGAACGTGACAAGAGTTGTGGATGCCAACGTCGTGCATCTCGAACAGGAAGTTCCTCTGAACGGCGCCTTCCGATTATTCGTCTTCGCTGGTGTCCCGTCCAAAACACGCCAGGCTCTAAAGGATCTTGCCAGTCATCTTGGTAGCCAACGGTCTTTCTACGCCGCATATCAGAGAGCCGATCTAGATAAGGTCTCTTACCATGAAAAGCATCTTCCTCACAGCCGGTTCTTCACCATGTCCACAATCTTTGCTGCGAAGCGACCCGATATCGAGATTTCCCGCGATGTTCCAGGTGTCCTTGCACGATACAGGGACCACGTCTATGCTGATGATCGCTCTGATGCCCGATTTGCGCAGGCAAAGGCTGTGGCTCATGCCAAGATGGGCCTCGACGAGGAGCTTGGTGGAGTTGTTGTCGTCCGACCTGACGGATATGTAGGTATTGTGGTCAGTCTCGTCGAGGGTAGCGGAACAGTGGACGCGCTGAACGAGTATTTCTCAACCTTCTGTACCAAGAAGCTTGGAACTACTATGGCACAATTATGA